Genomic window (Gemmatimonadota bacterium):
GCGAATCCGACAAGAGCTACAACTGGGGCAGGAACGACGGATCCTTCACGACGAGCGGCAGCTCGGCGACGCCGGAAGGCCATATCGTAGACCGGTCGGGCGCGGCGGGGAACGACGCCTGGAAGGCCGTCAACACGGCGGCGGGCGACGAGGCCGGCGACTACTTCCTCGATCCGTCCATGGGCTGGCGGCCCTTCAATTACGCGGGAAATTCGCTGGACGGTACCGGCGACCTCTACAACTACCAGCCCGAAAACTACATCTTCACGCCACAAAAACGGTATACCACGTTCCTCGGCGGCACGCACCGGTTGAGCGACCGGCTGCGGCCGTTCTTCGAGGTGGTGTACACCAACCGGCAGTCCGAACAGAAGCTCGCGCCGACACCCCTCTTTACCATCGAAGAAGGCACCCCGATCTCGGCGGACAACCGCTACAATGCCTTCGGGCGGGACTTCGTGGACGTGCGGCGCCGCTTCGTGGAGGCCGGCAACCGGATCTTCAACCAGGACCTCAGCACGTTCCGCATCGTACTGGGCCTCAGGAGCCGCCTCGCAAGCTTCGACTCGGACGTCTTCTATGCCTTCGGGCGCACCTCCGGAACCACAGTCAACCGGGGCCGGTTCATCCGGAGCAATCTCGCGAGAGCGCTGGGTCCGGACGAGGAATGCACGGGGAACTGCGTCCCCCTCGATATCCTGCACGGCGCCGGGACCATCACGCCCGAGATGCTGGCCTACATCCAGTACACCGGCGTCGCCCGGGGCTACACGCAGCAGAAGATCCTGCAGTGGAACCTGACGGGCGACCTGGCGGAGTTCACGCACGGACCGCTGTCCGTGGCCGCGGGCGTGTCGTCGCGCTGGGAGTCCGGCGCCTATACGCCCGACCCCATTACGGCTTCGGGCAACACGACGGGGTTTCGAACCGAAGCGACCGTAGGAGGCTTTTCGGTCCGCGCCCTGTACGGCGAGACCCGGCTGCCGGTTTACCACGGGAACGGCATCGGGTTTCACCTGAACGCGGCGGGAAGAGTGTTTCACTACGATACCTTCGGCGCCGGGCTGACCTATGAAACCGGAGCCGGCGTGGAATTTCCCCTGGGCCTGACGCTACGGGCCACCTACTCCGCCGCCTTCCGGGCCCCCGGCATCGCCGAGATGTTCCTCGGTGCGAACGACGTGTTTCCCCTGGTGAGCGATCCCTGCAGCGCGGTGGACGAAGCGGGCAACCCCAGGGAACTTACCTCGCAGCAGCGGCGGAACTGCGCCGCCGCGGGCATCCCGTCCGGGTTCAGGGACACCCGTGCCCAGCTGCGAGCACGGGAGGGCGGGTCGACCGACCTCGAACCGGAGCGCGCGGGGATGATTACGGCGGGCATGCGCTACCGCCCCGGTTTCGCACCGGACCTCCAGCTCGACCTGAACTACTACCGGAACCGGATCGAGGACGAGATCGGATCCCTCCCCGCAGGCGTCATCCTGAGCAATTGCTACTCGCAGGACAACCCCACCAGTTGCGGCCAGATCGTCCGGGACACCGATACGAAGCTGATCTCCCACATCGTGCAGACCAATACCAACGTCGGCGAGACCGAGACCGCCGGATTGGACCTGGAGGCCGCATACAGCGGAAACACCTCCTGGGGCATCCTGTCGGCGCGGCTGGAAGCCAACCTTCTGTTCCAGTACGACCAGTTCATTCCCGCGGCCGGCGGCACGGAAGTGATCAAGGCCAGGGGATACTACGACGTGGGCGTGTTCCCCCGGTGGCGTCACAGCGCCGCGCTGGACCTCAAGTGGCGGCGCGCCTCGGCGGGGCTCACGTGGGAGTACGTCGGTGGTTTCGTGGAGTGCGAGGACAACGACTGCAAGGGCCTGTACCGGTCTGACGTCGTCGAGACGCCGGCCTACCGGGACGTGGAGTCCAACAGCGTGCTCGGCCTTCGTGGAACGTACAGGCTGTTTACCGGGGCGGGCGGTACCGTGCTGACCCTGGGGATGAATAACGTATTCAACCAACCGCCCGCGGTGATCTTCAACGGGCTGCTGGGGACCTCGGATTTCTCCACCTACGATTACATGGGCCGGTATCTGTTCTTGCGGGTGTCGCACTTTCTGTGAGTGGCGGGCATGCTGGTCGGTTTCAGCTTCCGGCCTGTCTGATTCCCAGGGTTTCAGTTCTTCTTGTCATCGTCAGAACGGTCTGAGTCCGTAGCATCCTGCCGATCTTCTTTGCCGGCGTCATCGGAATCGTCCCCGCCGGTCTCGTCCCCGCCGGTCTCGTCCCCGCCGGTCTCGTCCGTTTCCACCCTTTCCTGATCTCTCGCGTCGCTATCCGCGGGGTCGCCATCGCCTTTGCGGTCGTCACGGTCAGGCTTGTCAGCGCCATCCTCGTCAGCCTTGTCCTCCGGCTCCTCCGAGTACCCCATCTCCACATCGTAGTCGTAGATGAACTCGTCGTCATCGGGCCAGTAGCCTCGGCCGGTGCGCTGCTCGCCGGCCGGGGTCGACGAATCCCGGGGAAGGGTCGGGGTATCGGGTTCGCCGGTGGTCAGCGCGGGCCGCTCCCCGTCACCTTCATCACCGCCGCCGCCTTCTCCGCCACCGTCACCGTTGTCATCCCCCTCCTCCTCTTCTTCCGCCTCTTCGGCTTTCCTGCGACTGCGGCCGATCAGCGCGGCGATCCCCATGCTGATGAAATACAGCACCACCAGCGGAATCGCCACGAGGGTCTGTGTGTAGGGATCGCCCGTGGGCGTTATGACGGCGGCGGCGATGAATATGACGACCAGGGCAATGCGCCACACGCGTTTGAGCACGCCGGCGTTCAGGATGCGAAGCCAGGTCAGGAAGGCCACCACGGCCGGCATCTGGAACACGACGCCCATGATGAGTACCATCTTGTTTACGAGTCCGATATA
Coding sequences:
- the tatC gene encoding twin-arginine translocase subunit TatC codes for the protein MSPARGRSGEMSFLEHLEELRRAILKSVLAILVGMVLCFTFADYIINFLLSPTFQENLKTEIEIQAIRPAGMFTARVNISLLLGFALVLPYVLYQLWTFISPGLLDKEKKYVPLVIFFCCVLFLVGAAFAFYVLIPVMVRFFVQLHVPDIKPQWDIGFYIGLVNKMVLIMGVVFQMPAVVAFLTWLRILNAGVLKRVWRIALVVIFIAAAVITPTGDPYTQTLVAIPLVVLYFISMGIAALIGRSRRKAEEAEEEEEGDDNGDGGGEGGGGDEGDGERPALTTGEPDTPTLPRDSSTPAGEQRTGRGYWPDDDEFIYDYDVEMGYSEEPEDKADEDGADKPDRDDRKGDGDPADSDARDQERVETDETGGDETGGDETGGDDSDDAGKEDRQDATDSDRSDDDKKN
- a CDS encoding TonB-dependent receptor, whose product is MIDGRTRIWLLAACLFVAPTSTGILAQDADDPDSVRIEYVFDELTVTGSRIRGEAEGSTAPVVILAREAIRSRGLASVGDVLQSLTVQSNATNTQANYQGDGATRISLRGLGAHRTLVLVNGRRFVPGGLGADAAVDLNALPSTVIERIEVLKDGASAVYGSDAVGGVVNVITRSDLDGVEFEAYQGVSGAGDGAAIDLAFSAGLERDQSNILFSAGYHDQRPVWTYERDFSESDKSYNWGRNDGSFTTSGSSATPEGHIVDRSGAAGNDAWKAVNTAAGDEAGDYFLDPSMGWRPFNYAGNSLDGTGDLYNYQPENYIFTPQKRYTTFLGGTHRLSDRLRPFFEVVYTNRQSEQKLAPTPLFTIEEGTPISADNRYNAFGRDFVDVRRRFVEAGNRIFNQDLSTFRIVLGLRSRLASFDSDVFYAFGRTSGTTVNRGRFIRSNLARALGPDEECTGNCVPLDILHGAGTITPEMLAYIQYTGVARGYTQQKILQWNLTGDLAEFTHGPLSVAAGVSSRWESGAYTPDPITASGNTTGFRTEATVGGFSVRALYGETRLPVYHGNGIGFHLNAAGRVFHYDTFGAGLTYETGAGVEFPLGLTLRATYSAAFRAPGIAEMFLGANDVFPLVSDPCSAVDEAGNPRELTSQQRRNCAAAGIPSGFRDTRAQLRAREGGSTDLEPERAGMITAGMRYRPGFAPDLQLDLNYYRNRIEDEIGSLPAGVILSNCYSQDNPTSCGQIVRDTDTKLISHIVQTNTNVGETETAGLDLEAAYSGNTSWGILSARLEANLLFQYDQFIPAAGGTEVIKARGYYDVGVFPRWRHSAALDLKWRRASAGLTWEYVGGFVECEDNDCKGLYRSDVVETPAYRDVESNSVLGLRGTYRLFTGAGGTVLTLGMNNVFNQPPAVIFNGLLGTSDFSTYDYMGRYLFLRVSHFL